The window ggctgggaagaagaaccaatgccactagtggggacaacctgttttccaaagctacccgaaccgcgcctggctagctgtttctcagcctgtgaagcacgctgatgtgcctcagaaacagtcaagggatcaaacatattcaaaatatcctgcaactggaggcgaaggccaccaatataacgagaaaccaactggagaggggactcagacaggtcaacacgagccacaaaggtgtaaaactcagtggaatagtcatccacggaacgagaaccctgacgaagattctggaaccgctggtacaggttacgttcgtaattatatggtagaaacgcagccctaatatgcttcctgaatttgtcccaattcgtgagctttgccttaccatgacgaacacgtgtctgtttcaactgctgccaccatgcttgtgcacgaccatgtaagcggatcgtaacaaggggtacacgacgatctgcaggaacttccttgaaatccagaatctcttcaacctgagaaagccaatcaataaactcttccggtgatagactaccatcgaacttagggatgtccaccctgaaagcctgctcccagcgatgattggggcgttcaggggatcgattccgaagaccaccgagagggttttcatctgtcatcgtaacatcatcttcagggtggtgcatgtgcatagatgcatccatccgttgcgtcaaccattcaacctgccgcctcaaatcgtcgttatcacggcgaaactcagcgttttcacgtcgcaactcagcaaggtcaccatcatcagcaccaggggtagggttgcgcggctgtcttcggggcggcatacctcagggtcgactggaaactgataccaactgatgcagcgtgcgtggctaggatgaacctttatcaagattcgttgattcttacgaataccgaaagttgatagatattgaggaaacatcgttttctgattaataatcttcccctaacaaagtgttttaagattcttttaaatactcaaaccctagcttgcaaaagaaataaacaacttttaataaattgcaaaaaaacacccgaaactaataaaaatgcgattttgagctcCTAAACGTTTCTGCCcgaaaacactaggcaatcgtcgaaatctgacacttgcgagatattttcggatgctgcaactttcgcataaacgcctcttcgactcgcaccgcatcagaTTCACCCCTAACTACTTTTGctcatttatttctctcaagCCTCAAGTTTTCGAGTCATCCTCCATTTTTTTGAATCAATTTTAAGaagcaaaatattttttcttattctcgTGGTTTAAGTTTGAACTTTGATCTTTTCCACAAgcttccttttttttataaaatcagtCTCGAACACATGAGAAAGATGCAATCGGATATCCTTTGTTCAAACCGTCAAGGAAATTATTGAGTTTCTTTTGAAATAATCGTTGAATGGATACTCTCATCTCATCTCGACTCGTGCTTATTTTTTAGTATccattttttgtttctttttttagaGTGATTTTGGTGATATTTCCtcacatttttcaaaaacaaatgattataaaaaagAGGGTATACATATCCTTTTGAGAGAAGAATTATGTTGAATGTAGTTCAATGTTCAAAAATGTTGATTTTATCTTGGAAATGGCCATAGTGTTTTATTCgtgtttttttaatgatttaaaatatgcTTTTTACAATAGACGGGTTTACACTTGATGagcattaatttttttcaatttgttttagGTTTGGACTACTTGTAATGTGTTATCAGTAATATACATCTTATATCGTGTCGGGTTTAaagtaattgtttttaaaagacAACCAATCTTCTTTGTTGTGATATTCTTTTCTGTCATGAGAGGGTTGTATCTTAAGATTCTGCATCTGTCAATCTGGTTTGTCGGACAATCAATGTTTTCTTTTAGTGAAATTTGTTGGGTAACATTTGACTCCTACTAGGGTTTAGATATTTTGTATCGCGCTATCCTGGATAGTCGAATTATAtcgtttattaattatatttattaatattattttcatattaatattttttggatGACTTACAACACATTATGAGTGATATACGTCTTACACTACATCgttatttggtttttattttgGATAGTTTACAACGCGTCATTGGGGATAAACGTCCTATACAACATCCTTGCTTGAATAGAAAGATGACCATTGCTTTTCGTTTTTATCTCTTTTAGCTTTGGTGGGTTGTATATGAAGACTATGTATCTACCAATCTAGTTGGTCGTGTTAGCTTTGTCATCTAATATTACAAGTTTTAGACTCGTAGTCCTTCTCTCTTGGTTTCCCAAATCCAAGAATTTGCCAAAATGGCTTGGATTGACTTTGTCATTTAGTCAATGTTTTGGATATTGTCGCGCTTTTTCGACGGACCGATTGCATTTGAACGCATTTTAAGATGAATAACACATTTGAACAAAACATGTATTGGACTTTGATAGTCATAGATATGGAACCTATTGTCACAACATTCTTGTGTAGAGTCAAAAGAATGAGAGCGAATCTCTTGCGTATAAAAATCTTTGGTATATGAACTCTAGGTTATTTGTCCAAAGAAGAAACCCGAGGTTGATTAAAACACTAGAAGAGTTTGATCCCAAACCAATTTTCTTTGTCGTtgctatttttatattttttttgttttgttttaggattaaatattttattcgcATTTCCCAAGAATGCCTCTAGTATTTGATATAaggatttatttttttccttttttcttttcttttgtcatttttcaaaaaaggataattgtcttaatttttttcatattaagaAAATGACAATTATGACCTGGTCTAATGAATAGACTACCTACGTATCTTTTGACAAAGAATCATGCCATTACGTAGTTCATGGCCATGAAACTCTTTTACTTTTGTTcgtgttttattttttccatttttatctTGAAGATGCCCCTAgtgttattttattagaaaattactTAGTATGAAAACTAGAGTTTTattaccatttattattttggtgatttttggttgttgtttttcatttatttttataagtgcCCTTAGTGTAAAATATAGagtttattattgttattgttgttatcatttttttaattaagtttattgatgcacatattttaataattgatgTTAATGTATGCATATGCAAAAATACAACCATATGAAGGGTCAATTATTCCCAAATTATTCATCCATAGCATTTTCATACTTTCAAGTGTACCATTACTCAAGTACATGAATAAATTTTTTGCTTAGATTTTCTGAGAGATATTTCACTGTCTTTAGTGATTTACCTTGAATATTTGACTCGCTAGCTCAAGTAGACATTGAGATTCTTCTTCCACAAGAATCGTTCTGGAGTCTAGACTTTAGTCATGGTCTTGGGATTTGGAGTCATTGCTTATGATTAGGAGATCATGTCCTAATTTTATACTCAAGTTTTCTGGGAGATACTTCATCATCTTCCGTGATTTACCTTGAATGTTTAACTCACTAGATCAAGTAGACATTGAGATTCCTCTTCCACAAGAATCGTTATATAGTCTGAGCTTTAGTTACGGTCTCAGGACTTAGAGTCATTGCTTATTATCAAGAGATCGTGTCCTAATTTGAAGACCAATGAACGAGCACAAGCATCATCAATTTTAGATCAATATTTAACATCGTCAATTGTTTGAGTTGTTCTAAGATGTCATATGATAGCTTGTTAGAGGCACGTCAAAACTTTAATATGTCTCACATTGATGAAGGGCATCAACACTCGATTTTGTAATACCAAGTTAACATTTATCGCATGCTTTCTTATCCGCAATGCATTGCTCTATTTACATGGTTGGTTGTTCTAACTTCCCCTTTTGTtcgaatgaaatcaaagattcTTTAAAAGTATTTGATGAGGTTctttaagtttatttttcttACCAAACGTATAAGACATATGGATGACAATGGGTACTCGTATACCCAATACTCATGGGTATCCGACGGTCAATGTCGAGTATTTTTAATTGGGGCCGGGTTTGGGGATTGGGGATTGGGGATGGGAATAGTAGAAGTTTAGCTGATTGGGTTCGGGGTCTAGGATGAACAGTGTGACAAACCCAAACTCGATACCTAActctattaaaattaatatatatatatatatatatatatatattgttaatgatGTGACTTTTCGGAGATATTTTCGGAGATACTTATGTTGttgtggttaaaatatatattttcttcaacCCATCGATTTCGGAGATGGGTACTTTCACTACCTGATGTGTAGGATACTCGTTGTCATCCTTAATAAGATATTGACGAGTGATGTACATTCTCGTCCTAGTATTTGATCTTTAATTGAACTTAAGTGATCTGAAGTTGTGGGGTTATGATCAAGAGATAATGTCTTGATTTTGAAGGTTGATGAATGGACGTGACCATCATAGATCATGTGTTCTTCCTTAACATCTTCCGAAATGAATGGCATCGAGCGTAGACAAACATCGCACGTTTTTAAATTGACACCCCCCCCAAACTCCCTTGGTTTCAGTTTGTTCTTACGGTTTAAGAAAAAACACGCTGGTTTGGATCGATTCACTTTGTTAAGAAATTTATTGTCTTACCTTCCTCTCAAATCTCATAAAATGAATGAGATGATCGCTCTTACAAGAGTTGCCTCACCCTAAAGTGAGACGAGGAACCGAATGTAGGATTTTACCAAAGCGTGACATAGATGGCTCAATAAAAAGTCTCCACCTAATTTAATTCTCgagaaattaagaataaaaaatttctgAAATTCTATTTTAAAGGTCCGATGTTTGGTGCGTGTGTGAAAGGGCATCGACGCTATGACCCACACATCCTAAACGAACGTTCTTTATTGCGAAACATTTGACATTTTCGAAACGTGAAGATCATTACACTTTGTTTGAATTCAAAACATATGATTGTCCATCTAAGGTTGTAGTCTACGTCTAAAATGGACTATGCCTATTCCGTTCCTAGAAATGAGTCTAGGATGTTCATAGTATTAGATGAGTTTGAAAATAGATGCGATATATAAAGCGAGATAACATAAAATAAGGCAGAAAATCCGAACTCGTCCAAATTATGATTTACAAGCACATAAATGTTAAGAAAAGTATTAGAAGTATGTAGGAATTTTTTTCGTCATTAATTGAGTTATGATATCACAAAGATGGTGAAGGTTAAGAAAAACTTCGCCCAAGTCCTAAAAATTgtggaatttttatttttaattaagaaaaatgttcttaaccatttttcatttttttttagatttttataaaatatgttaggttaaaaatggaaaaaagaaaagaaagtgtaataaaaaaatgacaaaaggGCCATAACAAAGGCTTGGGCACAAGTTTGGTTTCAACATCAAGCTCGGGAGCTGACTTGGATTGCTTTAGGTGGGTCAGTGGAGGTCTGAATCAATAGTCAGGCTGCTGGAGACTCGGGATAAGCTCAGGACATAGAAAGAGCTTTGGAAGATCCAAGACTGTGTTCGGAAAGTGCTCGACTAAGAGGATTATGGACATTTTAACAAGTTTAGTGGTAAAATTGAGGTTGTATAATTTACTTTCTGAATATTAGATATAGCAAAGGAATATCTTGTTTAAAATGCACAACCAGAATGAGaaactcaaatatatatttttaattcactttctaatatatatatccaatttatttgaaaaaggtAAGAATGTTtgcattttatttgtttgtaaactaaaagaaattaatgtttattattaaatagtaACAATATATCAATCCGACCttagctcagttggtagagCGGAGGACTGTAGTTTAGCTGTTATCCTTAGGTCACTGGTTCGAATCCGGTAGGTCggaatttctttttcttttcttgaattttaattcttttaactatgattaaaaataaaaacatgtttgTATAACAATTGATGTTAACTTGTATATTTTGAGAAGAGGTATTCAAACCTTCAATAGGCATGGCAACCAAAAAAATATTGGCCATGAGATCAACCCAAGATTTGACATAATTGGTTGCTTCATGAGCCACATGGGTCCTAACCCAGATTCTAAATAGAATAGGTTTGATTTAGAAGATTTGGAAACTGTTGGACTTTGGGAATACCTTCTTTTGAACTCATTTGAAAGAACCATTAATTTTTGTACCACTCAAATTAGATACTTAGAATTtatctaaaacatcatctattCTATctcttcattatatatatttttttaatgtcttCACCTCATCCATAACGTTTCAATCattcattttttgtttattgttgACCTCGTTTGTTATCATCGACTATTACAATTTCAAAGACAACAATTTTCCGTCATTAAACTAACTAAgctaaaatgataatttatggTCATATTCATTCTACTTTCTTTTTCACTTTTGttatttcttttctattttataatttgtctTTTGAGTCTTCAATCAAGTTTGTTctctaattatattatttaagtaaattttatcttattagcaaaaaaaagaaaactctCATATCATATACttatatttaagaattaataatgtaaaaaaagataaaaattatttgattgaatttttaaaaagaaatattaaatcaatgtatttattattgaatgaataaaaataataaatattttatcttatttataaaataatataactcaATTGCTATTTGAGGTGGACATATTTATCAAATGAACATTgaatttagagttttttttttcaaaatggaatttgaattttgaattatcaAATGGGTcgaattatcataattttaacttttaaactttttccctaaaaatgtgaaaaatttgatgaaatgaccctacTAATGgccttaattccaaaaaaggcccgcgcccgataatgtttgcaaaattGATTCTTTTGCTCTGTGAAAAGTCTTTtaccgctcaattacgagaaatgtcattcacgcattttcatctaaaaagtgtgagttgattaacgcgttttagatgaaaatgtgtgaatgatatatttctcgcatttgatgtatttctcgcatttgtaGTTTCCTTCCTCTTTTCCTTGGCTTCCTATCGTCTGAATTTAGTAAAGACGATGATAACTCGTCCTGCCCGTGATCTACGTCGCCGGTAACAATCTCCGGCGAGAAAACAAAGTCGTCTTCTACCTTAGGCGAAAAGCTGATCGTGGTTGGAAGAATTGATTTCCCAAGGGTTAGATCTTGTCCGAATATCCTCGGCAAAGCTTTTCTTTGTGCAGCGTGATAAGCTTTGAATTGAGATTTAACCAATTAAATGATACTCTAATCTTCTGGAGATGATCTCATCGAAAAACCCAATTCAACTACACCCGATTTGACAGGAATGAAAGCCACGGTCTGAAACTATGCCATCTTGGCTAAAAATGATCTGATTTGATAATGTTCTAATCAACCGTTAAGATCAAAAACTCAAATAGGTGGACCAGTATTAAACGATTGAGAAACTATGCCATCTTGGCTAAAAATGATCTGATTTGATAATGTTCTAATCAACCGTTAAGATCAAAAACTCAAATAGGTGGACCAGTATTAAACGATTGAGAAGGAATCGATGGTTTATCGAATGGAAAACAATAATACATGAAAATCAGATAGAACATCTgcaaattagaaaaagaatCAAAACCCTACagatctattattattattattattattattattattattattattattatgtcttCCTCTCCCTAAAGCAAATTTGTAACTTTTGAAGAATTTGTCTCCTTCGATGATTCAGATCTCCAATTTCACATcaaaatgcgagaaatacatcaaatgcgagaaatataccaaatgcgagaaataccaaatacgagaaatatatcattcacgcattttatctaaaacgcgttaatcaacCCACgttttttagatgaaaatgcgtgaatgacatttctcgtaattgaacGTTAAAATAGGTGCGCGAGgggtattacagacttttcgcagggcaaaaatgcccattttgcaaacattatcagGCGCGTgtcttttttggaattaaggcTATTAGTaaggccatttcatcaaatttcaaaaaaatgttGTCTTCCTatctttttttgaaaattaaaatcaacAATTTAGAACTTGCATgtaacttgaaaaaaaaaacttaatttcaaatttcaaattggTAGATcatacacacaaaaaaaaaataaaaaaaattatgttttagttttataaaaaacaaattaagatcAATTAGATTGTGAAGATTGTGTCACACAGATTGTGTCAAACATATTGTGTTAGGTCATTTCTTCCTTCAAATTCTTTATCCCActcatttcataaaatatatatatatatatatatatatatatatatatatatatagtttaaaagacattaaaattaaaattatttatattaaacattaatcttacataaaactaattttacttaaattatctaaaatattatgattagtaaaataataagatatactcaaattattcttcaaaattttttcaattctattttaacttataaattttgGTTATACAATTGGAGTCATTTAGACTCAATTGTTAATTTAGGAAATTATGAGTTCCTAAatattatcttcttcttcctttttgcTATATATTCGAAATTATATCTCAAATTCTCCATAGAAAAAAGGAAATTGTGAATCCcttaaaattctcaaaaatagcAGATTTGATTTACAATCTACAATCGTTACACGCACactcctctttctctctctaaaactaCGCTGCTTTTGCGGCGGATGATGATGATTCTTCCCGAGTCTTCGTAAATTGATCGAAAAAGTCTCTCGCCCGTCCGTCCAATTATCTCGGTCGATGATCAGGGCAAACAATCGGGTATACTATTTCTTCTGAAGATTTTCATTTATGCCCCAGATCTATCTCCATTCTTATGCAAAGATTACATATTTAGGTCAAGCTTTCGATTCTTCGATTCTATACATAATTTACACACCCTCTCTCGTACATACTCTACTCAACTCAACTCTCTAGTTCTAGGGTTTATTCAAtctttgacatgtttaacaaatTAATGAAGCGTGGCCAACGCAAAGGCTCCAAATCAAACGGTAATAATAATGATTCGGCTTATGGTAATCGGAATTCCGATTTGGTTTGGGCTTCTAACGTTGTTATTAAGCACGCATCTGCACCCGTCTCCGCTAAGGAACAACAGTTCAGTGGAGGTGGTGGAGCTACTGTAGTGATTCCTCCGGGGATCATTGAACCTCTACCTATGTTTAAGGATGTTCCTGCGTCGGAGCGGCAGAATTTATTTCATCGGAAGGTTCAGATTTGTTactttgaatttgatttcaatgATCCTTCAAAGATGGTTAAAGAAAAGGAACTGAAAAGACATGCTCTTGAAGAGCTTGTTGATTATGTACAGTCTGGTTCAGGGAAAATTACGGATGTTAAtcaagaagaaatggtgaagatgatTTCTTTGAATATATTCCGTAGTTTACCACCAGCTTTTCATGAAAATACTGGTTCTGAAAACATTGAGCCTGAAGAAGATGAACCCTTTCTTGATCCATCTTGGATGCATTTACATATTGTGTATGAACTTCTACTCAGATACATTGTTTCTTCTGATACCGATACGAAGATTGCCAAACGATACATAAACCATTCGTTTGTTCTGAAACTAGTTGGTCTTTTCGATAGCGAAGATCCACGAGAGCGTGACTGTTTAAAATCTGTCCTCCATCGAATCTATGGGAAATTCATGGTTCATCGCCCGTTTATCAGGAAGACTATAACAAACATCTTCTATCGATTTATATATGAAACACAGAGACACAATGGTATTGGCGAGCTTCTTGAGATCCTTGGAAGTATTATAAACGGTTTTGCATTGCCGatgaaagaagaacacaaaTTGTTCCTTGTTCGAGCTCTAATACCTCTCCACAAACCGAAATCTGTCACATTATATCATCATCAGCTTTCTTACTGCATTCTTCAGTTCGTTGAGAAGGATTGTAAACTTGCTGACACTGTTATAAGGGGTTTGTTGAAATATTGGCCTGTCATCAATTGCCAAAAGGAAACCCTTTTGCTTGGAGAGCTTGAGGAAGTGTTGGAGGCTACACAGTCTTCGGATTTCCAACGTTGtatggttccacttttcaaacaGATTGCTCGATGTCTCAACAGCTCTCATTTTCAGGTGCTTATTCACTAAAATAACACTAAATATTGCTCAATTTGAAAATACTTACATTTTCAGGTGCTTAGGCCTTGTTCGATATTGGGTTATCTGGATCATCATTATGTTATTTCATAACCTTGTTctgtatatattattgaaaaattgggttattttgataaaataatgtgaagggtatacatatataaagattgttcctaatacattttttcatatttgttgatgatttgaatgatcaATTGATGATGTGATAGAGGGTTAATAGCGAGTTATTTGATTGTGTTAAATCTCAAACAACTGAAGTCCCTTATCGAATAATATTATTGCATCATCAATTAAAATGCCCCATTTATTCTTATAAACATTCTTTCATTTCATTGCATATTTATAccctttaatattttttacccaATTTTCATAACCTACCTCAACAATTCCTAAAATTAGTTTTCAAACATAATCTGATCCAAATACATTTCCCAATCCATAGTTTTTTGAATCTAGGTATTTCCAAATGGGACAATTATATAGCTTGTTAGGTCTTGTTGTTGTTTAACTCTAGATGGCTTCTATGTTTAATTGATAGGTTGCTGAAAGAGCGCTCTTGTTTTGGAACAACGAGCATATAGTTACATTGATTGAACAGAACCGGAGGGTAATATTGCCGATTATTTTTGAGGCGATGGAGAAAAATGTTCGATCACATTGGAATCAGGCTGTTCATGTACTAACAGTTAATGTAAGGAAAATGTTCTTAGACATGG is drawn from Impatiens glandulifera chromosome 3, dImpGla2.1, whole genome shotgun sequence and contains these coding sequences:
- the LOC124931754 gene encoding serine/threonine protein phosphatase 2A 57 kDa regulatory subunit B' beta isoform-like; the encoded protein is MFNKLMKRGQRKGSKSNGNNNDSAYGNRNSDLVWASNVVIKHASAPVSAKEQQFSGGGGATVVIPPGIIEPLPMFKDVPASERQNLFHRKVQICYFEFDFNDPSKMVKEKELKRHALEELVDYVQSGSGKITDVNQEEMVKMISLNIFRSLPPAFHENTGSENIEPEEDEPFLDPSWMHLHIVYELLLRYIVSSDTDTKIAKRYINHSFVLKLVGLFDSEDPRERDCLKSVLHRIYGKFMVHRPFIRKTITNIFYRFIYETQRHNGIGELLEILGSIINGFALPMKEEHKLFLVRALIPLHKPKSVTLYHHQLSYCILQFVEKDCKLADTVIRGLLKYWPVINCQKETLLLGELEEVLEATQSSDFQRCMVPLFKQIARCLNSSHFQVAERALLFWNNEHIVTLIEQNRRVILPIIFEAMEKNVRSHWNQAVHVLTVNVRKMFLDMDAELFEDCQKQYEVKENMAEEMKERRQLIWLRLEAAGDRRDGE